Within the Salvia hispanica cultivar TCC Black 2014 chromosome 4, UniMelb_Shisp_WGS_1.0, whole genome shotgun sequence genome, the region tgtcgcCTACAGCTCACGAAAATCCTAAATACCCTCTATTCCtctcatttcaaaaatcaaaaccactTCCCcctcttttccatttattctttcctctctctctctctctctcacacacacacacacactctctctctttcccctCACACAACGCGATCCAGATCGAGAACAAGCACACACCAAATCCGAATCCAAATCCATCCATGGCGCCGCGCGAGGAGAATGTCTACATGGCCAAGCTGGCCGAGCAGGCCGAGCGCTACGAGGAGATGGTGGAGTACATGGAGACGGTCTCCGCCTCGCTCGAGGACAAGGAGGAGCTCTCCGTCGAGGAGCGCAACCTCCTCTCCGTCGCCTATAAGAACGTCATCGGCGCGCGCCGCGCCTCCTGGCGGATCATCTCCTCCATCGAGCAGAAGGAGGAGTCCCGAGGCAATCAGGACCACGTCGCCACCATCAAGGACTACAGATCTAAGATCGAGGCCGAGCTCTCCAAAGTCTGCGAGGGAATCCTCAAGCTGCTCGACGATCGCCTCATTCCTTCCGCCGGAAACGGCGATTCGAAGGTTTTCTACCTGAAGATGAAAGGCGATTACCATAGGTATCTGGCTGAGTTTAAGACTGCTGCTGAGAGGAAAGACGCTGCTGAGAGCACTCTCAACGCTTATAAGGCTGCTCAGGTTTGGTTCTCTATTTACTCCACTTGTATTATTATACAACTACTCCTAcgcttttttcaatttcttcaccGCTTTTTTGGTCAATGTTTTGTTGCCTAGATCAGGTGCAGATTTGCTATGTATACCACACTGATTTCTACACCTACGCATATCGTtgattttcttgttcttctaTGTTAATCGTGGTATAGTCGTTAATTGCCGCAATTTTGATGTCTAATTGGTATAACTCTTTAGTAAGAACGTAACCACCCACTGAAGATGTATGCTTGGCCATTTCTTGTCATTTTGATTAAAAGAAACTAGCATCTTACTTGTGGATAAGGATGGAATGGGCATAGGAAAATCAAAGAGCTATTAGCATCATAGCAGACTAACCTGTATGTGAAACAAACAAGTGCTTATTAGTGGACATGCCGAACCTGTCATAGTTTGGATTGTAAATTTCAATTCATTAAGTTGGAATTGGAGCAGTATTCTCTAATAATACTCTGTGATTAGAGCTTCCAAGACCTTAACTCCTCATTGAGGTGATGGTTCATTGCCCCTAGGTGAATTTCTAAGGATGAAGTGAAGAACGAGACCCAAACAACCGTGGTCACTCCCACTTAACTAGGCCATCACAAAAAGAGACATCAAGTTTGTCTGGTCTGGTGAACGTTATAGTGCATCCGTTAGGCTGATTGTAAATTACAATGCTGGCTATGCTGTTCTTTTCTCTGGCTAGAAATCTAAGCAAGGCTGATTTCTGACATAGAAGTTAGTGAAGAATGGTTGATCACAGTTGGCTCAAATTTGCAAATACTCTatgaatttagataaaatctcatgattataaTCTGCGTGGAACTGTGAGATGTCATATTCATTAAGTAAACATATCagtgattgaaatattgatTGCAAAACATGGTTGCtctgatattttatttgtggaagttcccctccgtcccacaaaagatgtcacacttgtgggatggcacgagattttaggaggttttgttttgtgtgttaaatggagagaaaatataatttttatattaatgtgagagaaaactttttccaaaaatggaaatgtgacatcttttgtgggacaaactaaaaaggaaagtatgacattttttgtgggacggatgaaatACTAAATAGTGCATTTCATTTCGTACTTCTCAAATGAGACTGTATAATCCCAAACTTCCTGGTAGCTTATGAACTTTTGGGTGTTTTCTGTTTCAATCAGTAAGCTGAACCTGTGATTTTCATCGATCATCTTAAGGCAGTTTCTGCTCTGTTTTTTCTGTATAAAGAGTTtctagtaaaataaaatagtctaGACAGGTACACATTTATCCGTAGTGCTTTGAGATGAAAACATTATGCTTTTTACCTTGTTTTGTCTTGGTGTATGTTATAAACGTTTTGTCAAATGTGATGTGGCATTCAGTTCAACTGGATTGACTGTTCATAATAGTTCAGCAGTAGATTGAAATGGTTATGTCGTCTATATAGTAAtagcaatatttatttatctcttTCCAATTTCTGCAGAGATCCTAAGTTTATTTCTTATGATATGCTCTTCGCAGGACATTGCTAACACAGAGCTTGCTCCTACACATCCAATTCGGTTAGGATTGGCACTGAACTTCTCTGTTTTCTACTATGAGATCTTGAACTCTCCTGACCGTGCTTGTGACCTTGCCAAACAGGTAAATTTTTTGACAATTGACatatagtatttcttttgtcGGTGTGATACAAGTCTGTGAGTCTGTAGTTATCTTCTGTGATGATCGTATACTTGCATAAATACATACTGTCTACGCATATTAAGTCCCATTGTATGACTCTCAGGCCTTCGACCAGGCCATTGCTGAGTTGGATACCCTTGGCGAGGAGTCCTACAAAGATAGCACTTTGATCATGCAACTTCTTCGAGACAACCTCACCTTGTGGACCTCTGACATGCAGGTATTGTTTCCTCTAAATTCCTCAATCAACAATcatattcttatcttatttataGTTCTGATGAGGTATCACACTTTTTACCAGAAATGGTAAACATTTCCAATTCATGCACAATTACCCACACAATTTGAAACTGGCTAATTATCTTTGGTAATTTGCCAATTACCAAGTTgcaatatacataaaattgagTGCAAATCTGTATAGTGATTATTGGAGTTTGATGCAGGACGAAGGAGCCGATGATATTAAGGAAGATCCTAAACCTGAGGAAGCAGCTCCACAATGAGGATGAGAGTCTTCacttctatttcttttttgcccATTTAATCCTCTGTTTTATTAGCCTGGCATTTTTTTCCGGGTCTTATATAGGTCTTCATGTTATTGCTACTGAATAGTGCCATTTGTTCGCCTACTATCTAATTATGCCAATGTCTTTGTTTCGActtttaaacaaatactccaCTTGTTAGACATCATATTTTGCAGGAGGCTATATCAAATTGGCTTATTTCTTGCAAAATTATGTTATGTCCTGCGATGTGAAATAAAACGTGAGATCTTAATTGTTCACGTTAGCCCCAGGAGAGCTGTAGCTTTGCCTGATAAATATGGCCAGATTTCAGTCCAATCAATACTCACATAATCTAACTCTTTTCCATCCAAAAAAAGCGTAACATTGCAAAATCAGAATGAAATATACATGTACATTACTGTGTAGTGAATGAGTTTTTCAAACTCTGCAAGCTAGAATGgatttagaaaacaaaaaataaacaaaac harbors:
- the LOC125222784 gene encoding 14-3-3-like protein C, whose product is MAPREENVYMAKLAEQAERYEEMVEYMETVSASLEDKEELSVEERNLLSVAYKNVIGARRASWRIISSIEQKEESRGNQDHVATIKDYRSKIEAELSKVCEGILKLLDDRLIPSAGNGDSKVFYLKMKGDYHRYLAEFKTAAERKDAAESTLNAYKAAQDIANTELAPTHPIRLGLALNFSVFYYEILNSPDRACDLAKQAFDQAIAELDTLGEESYKDSTLIMQLLRDNLTLWTSDMQDEGADDIKEDPKPEEAAPQ